The following DNA comes from Primulina huaijiensis isolate GDHJ02 unplaced genomic scaffold, ASM1229523v2 scaffold206204, whole genome shotgun sequence.
ACAGCTGCACGATAATTaagaagaaaaagagagaaatcTCGCGCCTGGGAATCTACAATTTCTCGCCGGAATTAATAAAATTCCCGGAAAAGTCGTTCTAAGAAAAACAAGAGAAACGAAATGAGAAAAGATGACAAAAAGCTAAGAAAAATGTTGTCGCAGCTTTTGGGAGATAACTAAGTGAAGAGGTTCAGAAGTTTAGCTTCATTCGCTGTTTGATCTCCACAAGTTGTCGTCATAGATTCTTCAGAGTTCATCGATGGGCTTCCAAGGCGCCGCTTTTCGGGTGAAGAGTTTGCTTTCTTTCCCTGGAAACCAGCCGATAGACTGAGGTCCAGATCGGATAGCTGCATGATCTTGGCCAGATCGTCGGGGAAACGGCGGCGTTTATGCACCTTGGACCTCGAAATCATGCCAGGGTCTTGAATCTTGGAAGTGTTTGGGCACGCGAAGGAAGCGTCGGGGTTTGATGCATCGCCGAAAAACTGCTGGATTGGCTTCAACGCGCCACCCCGGAGGACGGTCTCAACCGCGGCCTGGCAGACATGCCAGTTCCCGGTCAACAGAAGCCCCACCGCGCCGTTGACGGGGTTCACTGTTCGTCCGGCTGCTTCGAACAGGAGCGACTGAAAAAGAGCTGTGCAAACGCAAACACAAACACAAACAAAACACGCAAAAACACACGTCCCTTTAGTTTCATGTCTCCTATTTTACATCACCAAAACGAGAAAACCTAGATGATacaaattt
Coding sequences within:
- the LOC140966425 gene encoding LOB domain-containing protein 37-like: MSCNGCRILRKGCSEACVLRPCLQWIDSAEAQGHATVFVAKFFGRAGLMSFISNVAENQRPALFQSLLFEAAGRTVNPVNGAVGLLLTGNWHVCQAAVETVLRGGALKPIQQFFGDASNPDASFACPNTSKIQDPGMISRSKVHKRRRFPDDLAKIMQLSDLDLSLSAGFQGKKANSSPEKRRLGSPSMNSEESMTTTCGDQTANEAKLLNLFT